A window of the Microcaecilia unicolor chromosome 5, aMicUni1.1, whole genome shotgun sequence genome harbors these coding sequences:
- the FGFBP3 gene encoding fibroblast growth factor-binding protein 3 — translation MSLSRVLPLFLLCCLIPFQEVDSSKEKQASKKGETASYARSGQLSTKEKHACTWKINGDQLVSLEVTCTQPDNSSYQCTYEGEPQRCPDYGTKAKQYWKQILGRIKKTTNACQVKTLKSRICNKEPAVKSQLTLVQKGTSALEEKEPGKGRKRGRAKETGLAPEPTAKESGGHRTEKGGKTARREPGSKVSQSLNPPTNHPPPTNLSTTTREVND, via the coding sequence ATGAGTCTATCTCGTGTGTTGCCATTATTTCTTCTCTGCTGCTTGATCCCCTTTCAGGAAGTGGATAGTAGCAAAGAAAAACAAGCCAGCAAAAAGGGAGAAACTGCATCCTATGCACGGTCAGGGCAACTGTCAACGAAAGAGAAGCACGCGTGTACCTGGAAAATTAATGGGGATCAGCTTGTCAGCTTAGAGGTGACTTGTACGCAGCCAGACAACAGCAGCTACCAGTGCACCTATGAGGGAGAGCCACAGCGGTGCCCTGATTATGGCACCAAGGCCAAGCAGTATTGGAAGCAGATCCTGGGGAGAATCAAGAAAACGACCAATGCTTGCCAGGTGAAAACACTCAAATCGAGGATCTGTAATAAGGAACCAGCTGTGAAGTCCCAGCTCACACTAGTGCAGAAAGGGACTAGTGCACTGGAAGAGAAAGAACCAGGCAAGGGGAGAAAAAGGGGCCGCGCGAAAGAGACTGGGCTGGCACCAGAGCCCACGGCCAAGGAAAGTGGGGGTCACAGGACCGAGAAAGGGGGCAAGACGGCAAGGAGGGAGCCCGGTTCCAAAGTCAGTCAGAGCCTGAATCCACCCACTAACCACCCACCCCCAACTAACTTGTCAACCACTACCAGGGAGGTTAATGATTAG